The sequence below is a genomic window from Entelurus aequoreus isolate RoL-2023_Sb linkage group LG15, RoL_Eaeq_v1.1, whole genome shotgun sequence.
AGTTCACCCTACACTTGATCACAATGTCCCCTAACACAACATTATGGttgtactgccctctagtgttagGACCACTAAGTTAGTTAAGTCTACACTTGGTCACAATGTCCCCTAACACAACATTATGGttgtactgccctctagtgttagGACCACTAAGTTAGTTCACCCTACACTTGGTCACAATGTCCCCTAACACAACATTAAGGttgtactgccctctagtgttagGACCACTAAGTTAGTTAAGTCTACACTTGGTCACAATGTCCCCTAACACAACATTAAGGttgtactgccctctagtgttagGACCACTGAGTTAGTTCACCCTACACTTGGTCACAATGTCACCTAACACAACATTAAGGTTGTACTGCTCTCTAGTGTTAGGACCACTAAGTTAGTTAAGTCTACACTTGGTCACAATGTCACCTAACACAACATTAAGGttgtactgccctctagtgttagGACCACTAAGTTAGTTAAGTCTACACTTGGTCACAATGTCACCTAACACAACATTAAGGttgtactgccctctagtgttagGACCACTAAGTTAGTTAAGTCTACACTTGGTCACAATGTCACCTAACACAACATTAAGGttgtactgccctctagtgttagGACCACTGAGTTAGTTGAGTCTACACTTGGTCACAATGTCCCCTAACACAACATTATGGttgtactgccctctagtgttagGACCACTGAGTTAGTTGAGTCTACACTTGGTCACAATGTCACCTAACACAACATTAAGGttgtactgccctctagtgttagGACCACTAAGTTAGTTAAGTCTACACTTGGTCACAATGTCACCTAACACAACATTAAGGttgtactgccctctagtgttagGACCACTAAGTTAGTTAAGTCTACACTTGGTCACAATGTCCCCTAACACAACATTATGGttgtactgccctctagtgttagGACCACTGAGTTAGTTGAGTCTACACTTGGTCACAATGTCCCCTAACACAACATTATGGttgtactgccctctagtgttagGACCACTAAGTTAGTTAAGTCTACACTTGGTCACAATGTCACCTAACACAACATTAAGGttgtactgccctctagtgttagGACCACTAAGTTAGTTAAGTCTACACTTGGTCACAATGTGCTCTAACACAACATTAAGGTTGTACTGCTCTCTAGTGTTAGGACCACTAAGTTAGTTAAGTCTACACTTGGTCACAATGTCCCCTAACACAACATTATGGttgtactgccctctagtgttagGACCACTAAGTTAGTTAAGTCTACACCTGGTCACAATGTCCCCTAACACAACATTAAGGttgtactgccctctagtgttagGACCACTGAGTTAGTTCACCCTACACTTGGTCACAATGTCACCTAACACAACATTAAGGATGTACTGCTCTCTAGTGTTAGGACCACTAAGTTAGTTAAGTCTACACTTGGTCACAATGTCACCTAACACAACATTAAGGttgtactgccctctagtgttagGACCACTAAGTTAGTTAAGTCTACACTTGGTCACAATGTCACCTAACACAACATTAAGGttgtactgccctctagtgttagGACCACTAAGTTAGTTAAGTCTACACTTGGTCACAATGTCACCTAACACAACATTAAGGttgtactgccctctagtgttagGACCACTAAGTTAGTTAAGTCTACACTTGGTCACAATGTCCCCTAACACAACATTATGGttgtactgccctctagtgttagGACCACTGAGTTAGTTGAGTCTACACTTGGTCACAATGTCCCCTAACACAACATTATGGttgtactgccctctagtgttagGACCACTGAGTTAGTTAAGTCTACACTTGGTCAcaacaccaaaatgattcccgggcgcggcgccgctgctgcccactgctccccaaggggatgggtcaaatgcagaggacaaattcaccacatctagtgtgtgtgtgacaatcattggtactttaatcttaaacaATAAGGTTGTTAGGACCACTGAGTTAGTTAAGTCTACACTTGGTCACAATGTGCTTTGAGTTAGTTAAGTCTACACCTGGTCACAATGTCACCTAACACAACATTAAGGTTGTACTGCCCTCTAGAGTTAGGACCACTAAGTTAGTTAAGTCTACACTTGGTCACATTACGGTTGTTAGGACCACTGAGTTAGTTAAGTCTACACTTGGTCACAATGTGCTCTAACACAACATTAAGGttgtactgccctctagtgttagGACCACTGAGTTAGTTAAGTCTACACTTGGTCACAATGTGCTCTAACACAACATTAAGGttgtactgccctctagtgttagGACCACTGAGTTAGTTAAGTCTACACTTGGTCACAATGTGCTCTAACACAACATTCAGGttgtactgccctctagtgttagGACCACTGAGTTAGTTAAGTCTACACTTGGTCACAATGTGCTCTAACACAACATTAAGGTTGTACTGCCCTCTTGTGTTAGGACCACTGAGTTAGTTAAGTCTACACTTGGTCACAATGTGCTCTAACACAACATTAAGGttgtactgccctctagtgttagGACCACTGAGTTAGTTAAGCCTACACTAGGTCACAATGTGCTCTAAGGTTGTCTACACTAGGTGAGTGCCACATGACAAGCATGGAGGTGTGACATAGAGTGGTGTACAAAGATGTTTATTCAAGCCATGAACTCGTAGGGGATAGGTTCCAGCAGCTGAGGTTTGTTATTCTTGGTGCTGACAAAGTGAGCTTCACGAGGAGGAGCAGGCTGCAGAGAGGAAAGGAGATGTTAGTGGACATGTTACTtgacctgcaccaacacacatcTGACTACCTGGCGCTTGAGTTCCATCCAGGTGTTGTTCTTCTTGGCCTCCACCTTCTTGCTGTCGTTCTCTCTGACACGCTGCAGGAAACCATCTCTGCTCTTCGAGTGCTTGACGTGCTCAATGCGCACGTTGATCCTCTTGGCCAGGATGTTGCCTCTGTAGGCACAAACACTAATCAAACACTGGGCACACATACAGAGTATTGGTGGTGGAGGCCAGCAGTGACACCAATTCAATGAGTAAAATGATCATTTCAGAATCATACCTGCCCAAAGATGATGTAGATCTTTGGCTGTTGTGTATTGTTACATATTTTGCCCAGATAATTAGGACCATTTCAATGTTGAATTGTTAAC
It includes:
- the rpl21 gene encoding 60S ribosomal protein L21, with protein sequence MTNTRGKRRGTRYMFSRPFRKHGPIPLSTYMRIYKKGDIVDIKGTGTIQKGMPHKCYHGKTGRVYNVTQHAVGVIINKKLRGNILAKRINVRIEHVKHSKSRDGFLQRVRENDSKKVEAKKNNTWMELKRQPAPPREAHFVSTKNNKPQLLEPIPYEFMA